TTCAAATAAATGAAGTATGTTGCCATGGCTATCTGCCATTACTTGTATTTCGATGTGGCGTGGCGAACCTACATACTTTTCGATGAAAACAGAACCATCGCCAAAGGCTGAGGTTGCCTCACTAATGGCGCGCTGCATTTGCGGTACAAAATCGGCTTCTTTTTCTACTACGCGCATCCCTTTACCACCACCACCAGCAGAGGCTTTTATGAGGATAGGAAAACCTATCTCAACGGCTGCTTTTTTAGCTGCGTCTACATCGGTAATGGCTTTATCCAAACCAGGTACCATCGGTATGTCGTAATCCTTTACCGCATCTTTGGCAGCAAGTTTACTTCCCATTATTTTTATGGCTTTGGATCGGGGTCCGATAAACGTAATCCCGTTATCCTCTACGGCTTCGGCAAAACCAGCATTCTCACTTAAAAAACCATATCCAGGGTGAATCCCATCTACGTTAAGTGCTTTGGCAACGTCTATTATTTTATCGCCCAATAGGTACGATTGGTTGGATGGTGCTTCGCCAATGCAAACCGCTTCATCGGCAAATTTTACATGGGGTGCATTTCGGTCAACGGTCGAAAATACAGCAACCGTCTTAATGCCCATTTTCTTGGCGGTTTCCATTACCCGTATGGCAATTTCGCCCCTGTTGGCTACAAGTATCTTTTTCATGCTATTCAAATTCTATTAATAATTGCCCCTTATCTACCGCATCGCCTTTGGTTACGGCAATGGCTTTTATAACGCCTGCTCTTGGCGATTGGAAAGTGTTTTCCATTTTCATGGCTTCCAGTATTAGTAGGTTATCGCCCTCCTGTACCTCTTGCCCAACGGTAACATTAATTTCCAGTATAAGCCCCGGTATAGGTGCTTTAATTTCGTTAACCTGTTTTGCTGTACCAATCTCAAAGCCCATTTCTTTAATAAGTTGGTCAAGCTGGTTGGCAATGTTTACGGTGTAGGTGTTGTTGTTTACGGTAACCGTATATTCTTTTTTAAGAAAATCGGTATGGGTAACGGCGGCTTTAAAAGGTTTGTTGGCTTTTAAAATATGAAAGTTAGCAGTACCTGTACTAATAATGTCCAGTTCAGCAAGCTGTGTTTCGGTAACATCAAAAGTTGTACTGCCGTTTACTGTGAGTTTGTAGGCATCACTCATGTTAAAATTGATTTGTATTGGAGGTGTAAATATAGGTAAAAGAAAACGTTTTCGGGGGCTGTAGGGTTTGGTAAGTTACTACACCTTGAAATTTTTTAGTACATTTATCCAACTGAAAATTACTCGGATGCCGTTATTTCAAAATGCTGTACTAACCAAGTACAAAAATACCCAAAACAAAGCCACTATTGCTACCCAGTGGGCGCGCTACCAAAAGCACTTTTTTAGCCCTGTTATACAGCAAAATATAAAAAACAGTAAGGAAGAACAATACCAAGGCGAGTTTTTAATAGACTTGTTTGTTAAAATACTGGGCTATACCAAAAATCCGCAGCCCGATTTTAACCTTACTACCGAATACAAAAACGTAAAAGACAGCAAAAAAGCCGACGGCGCCATACTAATAAACAATAAAGTTACTGCGGTTATAGAGCTTAAAGGCACCGATACGATAGATTTGGGCAAGGTAGAAACCCAAGCCTTTGGTTACAAAAACAACCAACCCGACTGTGTGTATGTAATAACGGCTAATTTTGAGAAGTTACGTTTTTATATTGATAATGCGGTAGAACATATTGAGTTTAACCTGTTTGCCCTAACCGAGCAGGAGTTTAAACTGTTGTATTTGTGCCTTGCTTACGAAAACCTAAGCAAAGGACTGCCCAAGCAAATAAAAAGCGAATCGGTAGCGGAGGAGGATAAAATTACCAAAGAGCTGTACAAAGACTATTCGGTTTTTAAAACAAAACTGCACCACAATTTGGTAGCCTGCAACCCGCAATACACCCCGTTGGAGCTCTTTAAAAAATCGCAGAAGCTGTTGGATAGGTTTTTATTCCTGTTTTTTGCCGAAGATAGGCAACTCCTCCCGCCCAACTCCGTACGCCTTATACTCAACCAATGGCAACAACTGCAAGAGCTGGATGCCTATGCCCCGCT
The Flavobacterium litorale genome window above contains:
- a CDS encoding acetyl-CoA carboxylase biotin carboxyl carrier protein subunit, with the protein product MSDAYKLTVNGSTTFDVTETQLAELDIISTGTANFHILKANKPFKAAVTHTDFLKKEYTVTVNNNTYTVNIANQLDQLIKEMGFEIGTAKQVNEIKAPIPGLILEINVTVGQEVQEGDNLLILEAMKMENTFQSPRAGVIKAIAVTKGDAVDKGQLLIEFE